gaagagacccaagacataactaataagtaaaatttcagaagagattcaggtacctgaaattgaattttaaaataatgaaaataagagatctcgataagttatgtcaattcgagaaaatgtggaaccgaataataaaagtggtcgacaatgattttgcatgcagtattattataatgaaataaaaggaagatcctgaataaatctattgagaaatatagatatagaataaattgatcaaaatagaaagacgcaactcaagtacaattaaatttgtggagtttttggaccagtagtccaaatatctaaaggtataaagccagtaaAGGTGCAATTAAAGTAATTTTGCAAAagcagaataaaaatatgaattttttcgCTCAGtactggcattgattatgaaaagatataatattcttttgtggtggatgcaataacctttagatatattattaaattgacaattcataaacgatttaacttgcgtctaatggatattgttacaaccttttatgaatcactatatagtaaagtttatattaaaatccttgaaggatttaaaatgctagaagcatattgaaattctcgagaaaattttcatttatatgaattgaaataattgaacatatgtggtaattttgacttagtcaatagtagatgaaagaggattataaaataatccaaaatacctatttatatttttatataaaaatcataattaaagtttgttattattattgttgaatctcctgaaaagatcaaaatatatttcccaaaattttccctcactcgtgatttttaaaagaatggtaatataaatgcttaacaaatacattcaaatagtcatttgaaaaactagattgaatacgtagaatatgagaaagtatgtaatgTTTTCATGAaggggagtaaatacgcgttgtacTCTTTTTTCCTTAACCGAGGTTtcgtcccattgggttttcctggtaaggtttttaatgaggcaacatattatgcgtattatagattgtgtactctttttccttcattaagtTTTTATCctcagggtttttcctaataaggttttaacgagtcacattatctaccaatggacatccaaggaagagtgttatgaatatcttattaagtggatgtccatcatgatcaagataaagttttaatgtattttaaattctaatagttaatAGAATTAGACCTCTAgttcttttatactttttatgcctataaatagaaactctgtttatacttcttttatacttttttgttctttattctccccatctctgtttattttataacattttataaattttatttttttaaacttagaAATTACCTTTCACATTTTGGTTTCACGTCATGCATCTCAAAGatcgaaaattttcatttttttgcaataaaataaaaatataatataaaaaattataatattattttatagtagAATCATTCCACTGGAATAATTagcaaatattattttttttatcacataATAACATTACATCTTCCTCTATGAAACAAATCAATtactaacaaataataattaaattatttgttctaGATAAATGATCTATGATCACGTTACTTTTTCATTTAACATGTCAATTAGAGGATATCATTTTTCCTTTATTCGGCTATGAAATTTACTATTGTAAATGAAGTTATGTCATGTAAAAGTCATATACCTAACGTACCGATTTTTGGTTTTGTAATTATTCGAACTTAGGTTTTAATATATTAAAGTATATGAGTTAAGCACACATAGTAAATCACTTAGGATAGAGGTAAATCACACTATAAACGTCACAAATCCATAAACGTATTTATGGtttaattcaacttgggtcttATCCAATGTATTGTTAATCCAAATAATCACATCGATGTCTCCATCTTTTAGAAATTAACCAATCTGAAACTTAAGATAATTTATCTCTCCATACGGATTTGATAGAAGCATAATAGTTCTTTaatcaatttgctcaattttgaCTCATCAAATTATGAATCTTTTATATTACCTACTAATACAAACTATATTCTTGCCTTACAATTCGACCACGTAATCCAATTTAGTATCAGTTAAACAATAGGTAATTATTGAGCTAATATTTACTTACATTTTGTTTTTTGCACAAAAATTGTTGAGGACAAATACAAACGATATCAATGTGAATAAtggaattttatttaaatcaaattgtttgaaaaattacaagtacaaATGAAGAACAAACTACACTTAGAGCACTAAATCCTAAAAGTTCGAACTTAGAGGTGACATTATCGGAAGAAATAATTACGGATTCTGaacataaatcataaaattacaaataaaaaaataaattaatgataatatactaactacaaaaaagaaaaagaattatttaaaatattaaattctactattaaatcttgaaattaatatttttttcaaaacccaattCTGCAAGCATAAAGTGTAAAACAATAAAGAATATTGCCATGTGTTctcttaaaagaaaataataatgccACGAGTCTTGATTCTAACCCATTGATTTGAAAGGCCCAGCAGAAGCAGCCCAACTCAGAAGCGTGCCCCACAAGCCTCTTCCTAAATTCACGATTTTATCCTCTATTTATTCCCACTTCTCACACTGCAACTTGGCCATGAAACTAACCCTTCTTCTCTTTTGAGATTTTGAAACATCACGTTTTCCCTCTTTAATTTTAGGGTTTCCATCGCCCTCCCCTGTTTCACCGTTATGTCATCCACGAGGTCGGGTTCAAGATACCCGTATCCACGTTCACGTCACCGGGACCCTTTGTCCGGCTCGAAACGCTTGGAACCGGAGCGGTCATCCCTTCCAAAGAAACAACTACAGTATGCCAGGAGTAACCATGAAGATGATAATGAAAGCGAACTCTGCATGAAAAAGCTTTCCGAGTTTAACGAATCATTGCGGCGCCAACACCAGTCAACATCCACCAAGTTCCAATGGAACCGTCTCTTATCCGATTATCCAGGGAAAGAGGCAGCGGCGGCGGCTAGTAAGCCCGAACCAACCATGCCGAACGATGGAAAATCGTCGCCTTATTCGATAAGTCCAATGGGGATTGATTTAACTGAAGAAAATCGCTTCGTTGGTTCAAGGCCACTACATTTGAAGGAAGTGAAGTCGGGTTTTATCAACAATGGCGAAGGTTTTGGATACCCAGATATTGGAAAGGAGGGAATGATCGGTGGAACAGTTGGTTTTGATGGGTTTGGAGAAAAATTGGGTTTCGATTCTTCGTCAGTGATATTTCAAAAGGCCATGAGCCGGATTAGGAGGACCGAGGAAGTTACTGAATCAGCTTATAGGAAGATGGAAAGTGTAAGAGCGAGAGCCAGTGCTATTGATTCTATCGTAGATAAAATCAATGGCTCAGGGAAAAGCGGGGCCATGGATATGGAGCCACGTATTTCTTTACCCCAACAGTATATGACTGAGAAAAAGAGAGAAGTTTTGCATGGGGAGATGCTTCCTCGGAGAGAAGATTGTAGCAATTATGCTTTAACTCAACATTATGTTGGTTTTAGTGGAGAAGGAGAGAGAGTTGTGGGTCTTGAGATGAATCATTTTTGTAGCCCAAAGGGAGCTCTTTTCCATGGTGAAAGGCGGCTATTTCCTCAACTTTCTcctgatgtaaaggaaaaggcaGATAGGAATCTGGAGCGAGAAATTGAGGTGGTTGGTAGTTGTTTTAATGGCGGTAAGAGCCAAAATGGAGAGGTTTTTCTTAGTGAAACCCAGCAGTTACAACGTTATGCTTATTGCAGTCGAGAATCACATGATGAGGTGAAGCAATATAATGAGGATTTCGGCTCCAGGATGAAATGTCATCCGAGTCCAAAGAGAGTTCCTTTCCATGCTGAAGGCCATTCTTTAGCTCAAACTTTCGTCAGAGAATCACATGTAACGGAGCAAACAAATGATGTTTCAGTTCAAGGACGACTCGTCCTAAGGGCCAGAAGATGGCGCTTTCGGAAGTTGAAAGACCGGAGTTATCTGCAGATCATACTCTTGCTTTACCCCAACGCTATCTTGATTTTAATGTTGAACCCGATGATAAACAGCAAGCAAATGAGCTTCTGGGTTCTAGGATGAGCCATCATCCTAAACTAAATGTAACGCCTTCGCGTGGTGAAGAGCTGCAAATACAAGATGATTTCAGCCATTCCTTGCCTCGTCATCATTTTGGTTTAAATGGAGAATCGCCGGTGATGGAGCAAGAAACTGAAGTTCTGGGTTCAAGAATGTGTTATCCTCAGGATGACAAGGAAGCTTATTTTCGTGGTGAAATGCAGCAGTTGCAGCAAGATTGTGCCATGGAAGTCTATCCCTTTCCGAATGATGATGTTTTCAGTACCAATGAAGGTAGCACCCCACATATTTCAGCAACAGAGGAGGTATGCATCAATAGCCAGTCTTCAATGGAACATCCTAAGAAACGTATTATCGACCTGAGGAAGATTAGAGAGAGTTGGATTAGTACATTAACTCAAACTTCTGATGAGTCAGATGATGAGATTCTTGATATCGGATATCAAGGTCAACGATATAGTGACGAAGATTCCAGTCTTCCAAGGAACTCTCCTCAAATGCTAGAATTTACGCAACTCACTAATAGGAAAAGTGTAAAGCAGCGTTTGGGGGGGCCTTGTCGAGTTAATTATCCTTCTCCTCCGCATAGGAAAAGCATAAAGCAACGATTGGGGCCATCTTGTCAAGTTCACCATAATAGGACATCTGTAAAACAGCGTTTATGGCCATCCTATCAAGTTCatagttcaatttccattcctaGGATTGAAAGGCATAAACCGAGCAAACTGGCAAAGGAAAAGGTTAATGAGTTTTGCAAAAGGGTTCAAGCTCGAGGTGTTGTTTCACATCCTGTGAAACGTGGAAGGACTATTCCACCTGAGGACTCCGATGAGTTCGAGCAGCTAACACATGGCACTTATTTTAAATTCGTCAAAGTGTTGAATGAGAACCCAGCTCAAAGAAGGAAATACACAAATAAAGGAGAAGTTGAGACCATAAAATGCTTTGTATGTGGCAGGTTTGTCATCTACATCTTTGGTATTTGTTTAGAGAGCAGCCTCTTTGAATTCAATTTACTGTTTATTCCATAACCAGTGAACTATATGAGCTAAATGGTTACTTAGCAGCATATGCAACATGACAAGTTTGTCATTGTCTTTCTAACACATTTTCCATAGGAACTCAGATCTCGAGCATAAGATGGGGGTCAGTTGTTTTTATGATGAGTTGTGTTTCACTCTCTGACCTCGTTGGACTTGGGATACTTTTTTTCTCTTGGTCTTTAGAGTTACTATAGTTCTATGCTTTGATTAAATGCGGAGTAAGAAAGATTTCCTTTTGATCGGAATTTTATAGAGATGGGAAATACGCCCATTAGTGAAGTAATGAAAATGATtgtcaatatataaatataagctTCTGATTTGTGAATAACCTTGCGCTTTTTATGACACAAGTTATTGACTCTCTTGTCCTATAACTCTCACCAAACTTGGTTGAAATGATGCTTCTAGCCTTCTATAATTTGCTCTTTGTTGACTGATTTTGGTTTAAACATACTCCTTTAATGAGTACTTGACTGTCTTGGTCTATCAGCAAATCCGAAGATTTTGTCAATACTCTAAGCTTAGCGATGCATGCCTTCGCTTCCCAAAAGGTTGGGTGTAGAGTAGAGCACATGGGTTTGCACAAAGCCCTTTGTTTGTTGATGGGATGGGACTCAGTGGCAGTTTCTAAAGGTATATGGGCCCCTAAGACACTGCCTGATGCTGAAGCCTTGGCTATGAAGGAAGATCTTGTTGTCTGGCCTCCTGTTGTTATCTTGCATAACGGTTCTATAGGAACTACAAATTCAGGTGATCGAATTGTTGTAAGTATCGAGGAGCTTGAGGCATTTCTCAGGGGTAAGTCACCTTTACAATAATGGTAGCTGCTGGTATCACTATGTTTTAgtgatattaaaatgataaaattcataTGGTTTCCACTCTCGGTCcttattgacaaaaaaaaatctttttacaTCAAAGTTCTCATGGAACTATTTTCGTAACAAATTATTTCTTAAAACCTTTGTTCGGATTTTGTGATTCCATTTCATCATTGCCCTTGTTCGAAATCATGGTAGACACAAATATTCAGATTTTTAACTTCATCATTGTGATTTTAGTTTGGTATGGCCAAATCTTTTATGGGGCCCAGTGCTTGTCATTTGCCTAGTCATATTGATCTATGCTTTCAAAACTCACTCGATTTAGTTCTCCCCTTTCACAACAAGCTTGCCTTTCATGATTACCCCATCGTAGGACTAATTCTTATGTGATACACTGGTTTCTTTTCCTCTGTGttttttgcttttctttaatTGCAGAGGCGGGGTTTGGTCGGGGGATATCAAAGGTGTGTCATGGGAAACCGGTAAATCAGAGTATTATGGTAGTTATCTTCCACGGAACCTTTTCAGGGCTACAAGAAGCCGAGAGACTTCATAAGTTGTACGCAGAGAACAAACACGGGAGCGCTGAAACTCAGCGAGTCAATTGCAACAGTGGAGAAACGCAACACAAGTTGGAAGACGTGTTATATGGCTACTTGGGAATAGCTGGCGACTTGGATAAACTCGATATCAAGACAAAAAGTCATTCGATAGTTAAAAGCAAGAAGGGAATCTATGCCATTGCTGATGCTCATCTTGACATTGAATGAGAAAGAGAAGTGATAGAAAGTAAATAAGAAGAGGTAAGTGCAGGCTTTGCGTTTTTGAACCCAGGCATACTATGGGTGGTGTTTTTGTTAAATGGAAACTACAACTCCAGTTGAAACACCCAGTTTTCTTCACCACAAAaagaggtttagggtttatttttagGAAATGTAAGCTGGTAGAGGATTTGCCTTCGTTTTCACTACTACTTTGACAAAATGACAGGTTCGGTATTTGCAAAACAGATTGTAGTTCCACCATCCAAGTTTATCAACTTTGAACTTAAAAAGTTGTCCTTCATTTTTAACTTCAAATCTTTTTGGGATTATTGAAATCGAATAGTTGTACATGGACTATTTTTAGAATTAACTAAATTTATGGCAATTATGAATTTTagaattaaaaggttaaatacaGTTCTTCGTTAATCTATAGAAAGGGGTAATATAATCATTTATTCTTAAACTTGATACGCACATATGTGATTATACTTTCTTTTATCCATTTTAGTATCTACACTTAATAACtagatttattttgatatattaatttgaaaattataaaagtttggtGATATaactgttgttccaatagggtagGAAGTGTGTAAATTATTATACTAAAAAATCATACAAAGTTTAATTCCTaaggaagagaggtggatcacaaggatatcttaaataccaagtcttttcttagtcagaatattccttctatcgtaatttaatagcataattaaatactactattatatccttaaatattgaaagaaaaataggacaagaaagaacacaagattTTTAatgaggttcggtaaattatacctacgtcctcggacactaacaccagatgataactttactatcttcaaaatattacaaacaaatagaattccttaagaattctcaaatgggagaagagagcaaactaagagagaaagattggttgggatagttgaaatgaaaaatgagaaggtctatttatagttgaagttcagggactaacttgcaaatggcctaaaaaattagggaccaaaattacaATTATCTCATTCAACTTctcaacattcggtgcaacttgcttcacctttttaacaagttgcttcctacctttgttgacttttcaacaatctccactttgaagatttgattcggataatcacatcttcacacacttccttcaactccccaaattcgataaagttatCTTTGGTAGTAcctacaaatgcgctctcgagcgccatacacctaaaggtgctcaaattctcaagatgttaatcaagttcaaacaatgattaaacttgattattgttaccaccttggttatcatatctgcgggattatctgctgtcggaatcttctgaagtagaatttttcctttttcaaagacttcccgcacaaagtgatatcttacgtcgatatgcttggttcttgaatgatagacttgatttttcgctaaatgaatagcgctttGACTGTCataatatagactaatgtgactttgaacaactcccaagtctttcaacaatccattaagccaaatagcctccttaacagattctgtaactgccatatattctgcctctgtagtagacacagctactgtagactgtaaggtagacttccaactcactggggctttagcaagagtaaacagataccctgtagttgaacgacgtttatctaaatcaccagcaaagtcggaatcaacatatccaacaacaaactgaccaagtgcttcatcctgctcaaaaattaaaccaacatctacggtttttcgaagataccgtagaatccatttcacagcttgctaatgtccttttccaggataatgcatatacctgctcacaactccaacaacttgtgaaatgtcaggcctcgtacacaccatcgcatacatcaaactcccaactgcattagcatatgggactttcgccatatattctctttcatcttcagtcttcagagataattgagcactgagtttcaaatgagaagaaagtggggtacttacatgttttgtgttttcatttacaccaaaacattgtaatacctttttcagatattgcttctgatttaaacaaagcttgcctctctgtctatctctacttatctccatgtcgagaatcttcttggcctcacctagatctttcatctcgaactcttgattcaactgagccttcagcttatctatctctttttggctcttcgaagcgattaacatatcatcaacatacaagagtagataaatgaaagatccgtcatgcagcttctgcaaatacacacaattgttatatttgcttcttgtgtacttctgccgtctcataaagctatcaaatcgcttgtaccactgccttggggattgcttcaatccatatagcgatttgttcaggttacaaacccaatttctaccaccagcatttGTGTATCCTTCGGattgagtcatatagatctcctcttctaactcaccatgcaagaaagccgtcttaacatcaagttgagctagctccaaattcaactgtgctaccaaggccaacaaaattctaatggaggaatgcttcacaacaggggaaaatacatcattgtagtcaattccctccttctgagcgtagccttttgctaccaatcttgccttgtagcgaacgtctttcttgctaggagatccatctttctttgcgaatacccacttgcattcgattgcccttttacctttcggtaattgcgccaactcccaagtattgttcttcaggagagactgtatttcttcatccatggcgcattttcatttatcactttctaagctttgcattgcttcttgataagtgataggaatatcatcatcaacaacgggaagggcgtagaccaccatatcagtaaatcgagcaggtctacgaatttctctccgtagccttgcaactgcaactggttctgttGTATTTaatggttcttgggtcagaacatcttcaacctctaattcctccattgtggctggagaattagacttattaactgggcaaatccccatttgctcaaactccacctattttggagtacactccacctgctgtggagtatcgcTTGTCTGAATATCTtcatctgctacctttttcaatgtgacagattcatcaaaggtaacatctctgctacagatcattttctttgtgcttaagcaccaaagacaaaatcccttcactccagaagtgattcccataaagagagctttctttgccctcggatctaactttgactccttcataTGGTAATATGTAGTAGattcaaacacatgtaaggaatcataatttGTAGTCGGTTTTCGAGACCATACCTCcgtaggagtttttctttctaatgcagatgatggcaaacgattaacaagatggccagcgtatgtcacagcctcaccctaaaattgcttgcccaacccagcattggacaacatacatcgaactttctccagcaatgtttgattcatacgctctgccactccattctgctgCGGTGTATCCCTAACtatgaagtgtcgaacaataccatactcttggtacacatcgaagaacggatcacttttatattcccctccattgtccgtcctaagccgcttgattttcttgccagtctggttttcgatcatagttttccatttaagaaaaactccaagcacttcatccttagttctcatggtatacactcaaactcttctggaaaagtcatcaacaaaagtaacaaagtagtgttttcctcccaataaaggtgtcttggaaggcccccacaaatctgagtgaacatattccaaaataccttttatattatggatagcagtgccgaattttactctcttttgctttcccagaacacaatgctcgcaaaattttaatttgcaagcctttgcacctttcaacaatccttgctttgccagaatttgcaaggatttttcgctggcatgtcccaacttcatatgccacaactgcattgagtccaattctttgttaccggaagctgcagcgactgctccaataactgtactaccttggtagtaatacaagttatttttcctgatgcccttcaatatcacaagtgcgccagatgtcactttcaaaatcccatctctcatagtaacaactgaaccattggattccaaggctcccaatgagatgagatttttcttcaaactgggcacgtaccgaacatcagtcagaactctggttgatccatcttggttctttaattggattgaacctatcccaacagttttacaggcattgtcattgcccatataaacaactcctccatttagttctactaaatcagagaaccactcccggttaggggacatatgataggtacaacccgaatccaatatccactcatctgaatggaacgacaatgatgatgcaaccagtgatagttcagagtcactggtatcatgctttgcaacacaagcatctacagcagc
The Gossypium hirsutum isolate 1008001.06 chromosome A07, Gossypium_hirsutum_v2.1, whole genome shotgun sequence genome window above contains:
- the LOC107953286 gene encoding uncharacterized protein — translated: MALSEVERPELSADHTLALPQRYLDFNVEPDDKQQANELLGSRMSHHPKLNVTPSRGEELQIQDDFSHSLPRHHFGLNGESPVMEQETEVLGSRMCYPQDDKEAYFRGEMQQLQQDCAMEVYPFPNDDVFSTNEGSTPHISATEEVCINSQSSMEHPKKRIIDLRKIRESWISTLTQTSDESDDEILDIGYQGQRYSDEDSSLPRNSPQMLEFTQLTNRKSVKQRLGGPCRVNYPSPPHRKSIKQRLGPSCQVHHNRTSVKQRLWPSYQVHSSISIPRIERHKPSKLAKEKVNEFCKRVQARGVVSHPVKRGRTIPPEDSDEFEQLTHGTYFKFVKVLNENPAQRRKYTNKGEVETIKCFVCGSKSEDFVNTLSLAMHAFASQKVGCRVEHMGLHKALCLLMGWDSVAVSKGIWAPKTLPDAEALAMKEDLVVWPPVVILHNGSIGTTNSGDRIVVSIEELEAFLREAGFGRGISKVCHGKPVNQSIMVVIFHGTFSGLQEAERLHKLYAENKHGSAETQRVNCNSGETQHKLEDVLYGYLGIAGDLDKLDIKTKSHSIVKSKKGIYAIADAHLDIE